From the genome of Zalophus californianus isolate mZalCal1 chromosome 6, mZalCal1.pri.v2, whole genome shotgun sequence, one region includes:
- the BDKRB1 gene encoding B1 bradykinin receptor — translation MAARTPLEFLSLNRTQLSPPSATSCDGAQEAWAVLHRVLPTFIIVICICGLLGNLFVLSVFLLPRRRLSVAEIYLANLAASDLVFVSGLPFWAENIANQFRWAFGGPLCRLVNGVIKANLFISIFLVVAISRDRYRALVHPVASRQRRRRRRAQATCLLIWTLGGLLSVPTFLFRSTAAVPPLNNSCACVLLPSGAAWPWLRMVELNVLGFLLPLAAIVFFNGHILASLRERAGVPGARAGGRTGRKAAVLILALVAAFLVCWAPYHFFAFLEFLYQVRAVRGCFWEDFIDLGLQYANFFAFINSCLNPVIYVFVGRLFRTKAWELYQQCAARSLPPGSLPHRTGVLQHFWRK, via the coding sequence ATGGCGGCCCGGACCCCCCTGGAGTTCCTGTCGCTGAACCGGACGCAGCTGTCGCCCCCCAGTGCCACGTCCTGTGACGGCGCTCAAGAGGCCTGGGCCGTGCTGCACAGGGTGTTACCAACGTTCATCATCGTCATCTGCATCTGCGGCCTGCTGGGAAACCTCTTCGTGCTGTCGGTCTTCCTCCTCCCCCGGCGGCGCCTGAGCGTGGCGGAAATCTACCTGGCCAACCTGGCCGCCTCCGATCTGGTGTTCGTCTCGGGCCTGCCCTTCTGGGCGGAGAACATCGCCAACCAATTCCGCTGGGCCTTCGGAGGCCCCCTGTGCCGCCTGGTCAATGGAGTCATCAAGGCCAACCTGTTCATCAGCATCTTCCTGGTGGTGGCCATCAGCCGGGACCGCTACCGCGCACTGGTGCACCCGGTGGCCAgccggcagcggcggcggcggcggcgggcccaGGCCACCTGCCTGCTCATCTGGACGCTGGGCGGCCTCCTGAGCGTCCCCACGTTCCTGTTCCGCTCCACCGCGGCCGTGCCGCCGCTCAACAACTCCTGCGCCTGCGTGCTGCTGCCGTCCGGCGCCGCCTGGCCCTGGCTGAGGATGGTGGAGTTAAACGTGCTGGGCTTCCTGCTGCCGCTGGCCGCCATCGTCTTCTTCAACGGCCACATCCTGGCCTCGCTGCGCGAGCGGGCGGGGGTCCCCGGGGCGCGGGCCGGGGGCCGCACGGGCCGCAAGGCCGCGGTGCTCATCCTCGCGCTCGTGGCTGCCTTCCTGGTGTGCTGGGCGCCCTACCACTTCTTCGCCTTCCTGGAGTTCCTCTACCAGGTGCGGGCCGTCCGAGGCTGCTTCTGGGAGGATTTCATCGACCTGGGCCTGCAGTATGCCAACTTCTTCGCTTTCATCAACAGCTGCCTGAACCCGGTGATTTACGTCTTCGTGGGCCGGCTTTTCAGGACCAAGGCCTGGGAACTTTATCAGCAATGCGCCGCTCGAAGTCTTCCTCCAGGGTCCTTGCCCCACAGGACGGGCGTTCTCCAACATTTCTGGCGGAAGTAA